From the genome of Vicia villosa cultivar HV-30 ecotype Madison, WI linkage group LG2, Vvil1.0, whole genome shotgun sequence, one region includes:
- the LOC131653146 gene encoding heat stress transcription factor B-2b-like — MVPPPPPVDNGESTAAVTITTPAMDSQRSIPTPFLTKTYNLVEDKSIDDVISWNEDGSTFIVWNPTVFASNLLPKYFKHNNFSSFVRQLNTYGFRKVVPDRWEFSNDCFRRGEKRLLCEIQRRKICSAVTTSVSAVTTAGETPTVPVAVASPMPLTVIPMAMPMVSPSNSGEEQVISSSSSPSRAPSELLDENERLRKENVMLNKELAEMRLLCNNIYTLMSSYANNNNSNNNSCNNNNNNQTDGGAQGSRESGMTAVRPLDLMPAMKRSSGMEEVNPKLFGVAIGTKRMRENGCERGERGRDDTLLRLHQPGSPDVKSEPLDCLDSDQTPWVNRCTRANESLCK; from the exons ATGGTTCCGCCTCCACCACCGGTGGACAACGGCGAATCCACCGCAGCTGTTACAATTACAACCCCCGCTATGGACTCCCAGAGATCTATTCCGACGCCGTTTCTCACCAAAACCTATAACCTAGTCGAGGATAAATCCATCGACGACGTTATTTCATGGAACGAAGATGGATCCACCTTCATCGTTTGGAACCCTACCGTTTTCGCTAGTAATTTGCTTCCAAAATATTTCAAACACAATAATTTCTCAAGCTTCGTTCGTCAACTCAATACTTAT GGATTTAGAAAAGTAGTACCTGATCGCTGGGAATTCTCGAACGATTGTTTCCGAAGAGGTGAGAAGCGCCTTCTATGCGAGATTCAGCGCCGGAAAATCTGTTCTGCGGTCACGACATCTGTTTCTGCTGTTACGACGGCGGGGGAGACCCCGACGGTTCCGGTTGCAGTTGCTTCACCTATGCCGCTGACTGTAATTCCTATGGCGATGCCGATGGTTTCACCGTCGAATTCTGGTGAAGAACAGGTGATATCATCGAGTTCGTCTCCGTCGCGAGCGCCATCGGAGCTTCTTGACGAGAACGAGAGATTGAGGAAAGAAAATGTTATGCTGAACAAGGAACTTGCTGAGATGAGATTGCTTTGCAACAATATATACACTCTCATGTCAAGttatgcaaacaacaacaatAGCAATAACAATAgctgtaataataataataataatcaaacgGACGGTGGCGCGCAAGGAAGCAGAGAGTCCGGTATGACGGCAGTGAGGCCGTTGGATTTGATGCCGGCGATGAAACGAAGCTCCGGCATGGAAGAGGTGAATCCGAAGCTGTTTGGCGTTGCTATTGGAACGAAGCGAATGAGAGAAAACGGTTGCGAAAGAGGAGAAAGAGGAAGAGATGATACACTGTTGCGACTACATCAACCAGGTTCTCCGGATGTGAAATCAGAGCCGTTGGATTGTCTGGATAGTGATCAAACGCCATGGGTGAACCGGTGTACAAGAGCGAACGAGAGTTTATGTAAATGA
- the LOC131650775 gene encoding uncharacterized protein LOC131650775: MSVLAKIVGNNTKKSSNSSIANFALLNRFDIRINISRSIRSIDVLWSSPPVGWIKRNIDGVATGSPSISSCGSIFRDHMGDHLRSFCNYLGEGKAEMAEFCAVMVAIEKVRDFEWQKGWLESDCILVINAFFNSNLVLWIIKTRWLECRSYAFY; the protein is encoded by the coding sequence ATGAGTGTGTTGGCCAAGATTGTTGGTAATAATACGAAAAAATCTTCTAACTCTTCTATTGCAAATTTCGCTCTGCTGAATAGATTTGATATCAGAATTAATATTTCTAGATCTATTCGTTCCATTGATGTGTTATGGTCGTCTCCGCCGGTGGGATGGATAAAAAGAAACATCGATGGGGTGGCTACCGGTTCTCCCTCTATTAGCTCTTGTGGGAGTATTTTTCGAGATCACATGGGTGATCATCTTAGAAGCTTTTGCAATTATTTGGGGGAAGGGAAAGCGGAGATGGCAGAGTTCTGCGCCGTTATGGTGGCTATTGAGAAAGTTCGTGATTTCGAGTGGCAGAAGGGTTGGCTTGAATCGGATTGCATCCTTGTTATTAATGCATTCTTTAACTCTAACTTAGTGTTGTGGATTATTAAGACTCGCTGGCTTGAGTGCAGATCGTACGCTTTCTATTGA